The following proteins come from a genomic window of Paucimonas lemoignei:
- the hxuB_1 gene encoding POTRA domain-containing protein, ShlB-type yields MRACFPALVLGVSMTSCLVYADTFPAFLNSNDAERNLPVPNLPADAYRPVTPAVQLPTPAPPDATPLMMNTRVAVRKIRIEGGSVYPLEELGAAYQSLLGREATLAELIDATRGITQRYQADGYLLSYAFLPPQDFEQGLVRVVLVEGYIRDYQLQGDVGRVSAYLDKLAAKIREERPLTRKTFERYTALMSRVPGVTLQAMAPPPGTTDGATTLIATATRKPFTSSLSLTQDNRDGTQALLGVSSNAQTAMAEQLTLSGLFPPGDDKEHYYRLDYSQYLNTEGTQLSVWGARYRSDPSTRITLDNNIQLKQHRENDRLSIGISHPLIAAQNEWLSAGARLYAVNDKTRYQVIGFPLSLSNQTDIRALAFESDWRKSTATQLRILSAGLYQGIDGLGAKSDDQTYDLDFLRARLSGVQSDKFFERWQGVFSAALYWSDDNLPDSERAQFGGQNFARGYPSDQASGDKGWGVAYELNYSFNRDGDWVKVLQPYVVLDAARTWFNELPVQDSKLSSFATGLRFGDARYYNIALEAAKPMSDKGLDSFNRKPRYTLSFSYQL; encoded by the coding sequence ATGCGTGCCTGTTTTCCCGCCTTAGTGCTGGGTGTGTCCATGACGTCCTGTCTGGTTTATGCCGATACCTTTCCCGCCTTCCTCAATAGCAATGATGCCGAACGCAATCTCCCCGTTCCCAACCTGCCCGCCGATGCCTATCGGCCGGTGACGCCTGCGGTGCAGCTGCCAACGCCTGCGCCACCGGATGCCACGCCGCTGATGATGAATACCAGGGTGGCGGTGCGCAAAATCCGTATTGAAGGCGGCAGCGTCTACCCCCTTGAAGAGCTGGGCGCGGCTTATCAGTCGCTGTTGGGTCGCGAGGCGACGCTGGCCGAGTTGATCGACGCAACGCGTGGCATCACCCAGCGTTATCAGGCTGATGGTTACTTGCTGTCTTACGCGTTTCTGCCGCCGCAGGATTTCGAGCAAGGCCTGGTGCGCGTGGTGTTGGTCGAGGGCTACATCCGCGATTATCAGTTGCAAGGTGACGTAGGGCGGGTCTCGGCCTATCTCGACAAACTGGCGGCCAAAATTCGCGAAGAGCGGCCGCTGACCCGCAAGACGTTCGAGCGCTACACCGCGCTGATGAGCCGCGTGCCTGGCGTTACTTTGCAAGCCATGGCGCCGCCGCCGGGAACCACCGATGGCGCAACGACGCTGATCGCTACGGCCACGCGCAAACCGTTCACCAGCAGCCTCAGCCTGACCCAGGACAACCGCGACGGCACCCAGGCGTTACTCGGTGTCAGCAGCAACGCCCAGACCGCCATGGCCGAACAATTGACCCTCAGTGGGCTGTTCCCTCCGGGGGATGACAAAGAGCATTACTACCGCCTCGATTACAGCCAATACCTGAACACTGAAGGCACTCAACTGAGCGTCTGGGGCGCGCGCTACCGCAGTGATCCGAGCACCCGAATCACGCTGGATAACAACATACAACTCAAACAGCATCGCGAAAATGATCGGCTTTCCATCGGCATCAGCCACCCGCTGATTGCTGCGCAGAATGAGTGGCTCAGCGCGGGCGCGCGGCTTTATGCGGTCAATGATAAAACCCGTTACCAGGTGATCGGCTTTCCGCTCAGCCTCTCGAACCAGACCGATATCCGCGCCCTGGCCTTTGAAAGTGACTGGCGCAAATCCACGGCCACGCAACTGCGCATCCTCAGTGCCGGGTTGTATCAGGGCATCGATGGGTTGGGCGCCAAAAGCGACGATCAAACCTATGATCTGGACTTCCTGCGAGCGCGACTTTCCGGGGTGCAGAGCGACAAGTTTTTCGAGCGCTGGCAGGGCGTGTTTTCCGCTGCGCTGTACTGGAGTGATGACAACCTGCCGGACAGTGAGCGGGCACAGTTTGGCGGGCAGAATTTCGCCCGTGGCTACCCCTCTGATCAGGCGTCTGGCGATAAGGGCTGGGGCGTTGCGTATGAACTCAACTACAGCTTCAACCGTGACGGCGATTGGGTGAAAGTGCTGCAGCCTTATGTGGTGCTGGATGCGGCGCGGACCTGGTTCAACGAGTTGCCGGTCCAGGATTCCAAACTGTCTTCATTTGCCACTGGTCTGCGATTTGGCGATGCGCGCTATTACAACATCGCCCTGGAAGCCGCCAAACCGATGTCTGATAAAGGCCTGGACAGTTTCAACCGCAAGCCGCGTTATACGCTGAGTTTCAGTTATCAGTTGTGA
- a CDS encoding putative lipoprotein encodes MKTQALLRASAALTLILAVGLGGCSSGGGGSKSHVDSSSPTTGTDAGGTGSTGSTGGTGDGTGSTGGAGGGTGGGTGGSIGDGTAGTGGGTGGGTGGGTGGGTGGTGGTGGGTGGGTGGGTGGETDPGTGGGFTVSSFNETSSASGNMLSQLGDAVIGVGDVVAMIPIAGNADLTEGAGGLISSLGFVTNSVGTGVTTGLGTLGSDSNAVGVTLSSVGEATGDLGGGVSSLGRGVSRFAASSQIEQVPLVGSVVGKAGNLVDGVGQKVTMLGDTLSAATTNGPLGSLTQKVGDKLVPVVAMLESTTNKVGSATGLGAPVDGLLQNVQGALNTVGNNIAGATGSNPLAGGLGGTVGGLGNVAGAAGGFLAGNPVTGGGSGSVGGGAGGGVALPGVGGAGLVETVGGVVAGVGNGLNLGSSNGLLSATGVSGGAVGATVASLGTVLGGNGVANSAVAAPVAALTSNISAAVTPVVSGVASITQQVGGATGLGAPVNGLVAQVGSAVSSLGNNVAASTNNPVGAALGTTVSSLGVTVAQVGGLVDGGAAGAGGATIGVGGLIGGVTGALGGSLGGGLLNSRK; translated from the coding sequence ATGAAAACTCAAGCGTTGTTGAGAGCCAGTGCAGCATTGACCCTTATTCTCGCTGTCGGATTAGGCGGTTGCAGCAGTGGCGGTGGTGGCTCGAAAAGTCATGTAGACAGCTCATCACCCACAACGGGCACGGATGCAGGCGGGACGGGCAGTACAGGCAGCACCGGAGGAACCGGTGACGGTACTGGCAGCACAGGTGGAGCAGGCGGCGGTACCGGTGGCGGCACTGGCGGCTCTATCGGCGACGGCACCGCTGGCACAGGTGGAGGCACCGGCGGCGGAACCGGTGGCGGTACAGGCGGTGGAACCGGCGGCACGGGTGGTACCGGTGGTGGTACTGGCGGCGGCACAGGCGGTGGTACAGGCGGCGAGACTGACCCGGGTACAGGCGGTGGTTTTACCGTGTCCTCATTCAATGAAACCAGCAGCGCCAGCGGCAATATGTTGAGCCAGTTGGGCGATGCAGTGATCGGTGTCGGCGACGTGGTAGCGATGATCCCCATCGCAGGCAATGCAGACCTTACCGAAGGCGCCGGTGGCCTGATCTCCTCTCTGGGGTTCGTCACCAACAGCGTGGGCACCGGTGTGACCACAGGTCTGGGCACCTTGGGCAGCGACAGCAATGCAGTGGGCGTCACCCTGTCCAGCGTTGGCGAGGCGACCGGTGATCTCGGGGGCGGCGTTTCATCCTTAGGGCGCGGCGTCTCTCGCTTCGCGGCTTCTTCGCAAATCGAACAGGTTCCATTGGTCGGTAGCGTCGTGGGCAAGGCGGGTAATCTGGTCGATGGCGTGGGCCAGAAAGTCACCATGCTGGGCGACACCTTGAGCGCAGCAACCACCAACGGGCCATTGGGTTCTCTGACCCAGAAAGTCGGCGACAAGCTTGTGCCGGTGGTAGCAATGCTTGAGTCCACCACTAATAAAGTCGGCAGCGCGACTGGCCTGGGAGCGCCGGTAGATGGCCTGCTGCAAAACGTTCAAGGCGCGTTGAATACCGTTGGCAACAACATCGCAGGCGCAACAGGCAGTAACCCACTGGCTGGCGGCCTGGGCGGTACAGTGGGCGGGTTGGGCAATGTGGCGGGTGCAGCCGGTGGCTTCCTGGCTGGCAACCCGGTCACTGGTGGCGGCTCGGGATCGGTGGGCGGTGGCGCCGGTGGTGGCGTGGCACTCCCTGGCGTCGGCGGCGCAGGCCTGGTGGAAACCGTTGGCGGGGTCGTCGCAGGGGTGGGTAATGGTTTGAATCTGGGCAGCAGCAATGGCTTGCTCAGCGCAACAGGTGTAAGCGGCGGTGCAGTGGGTGCCACCGTTGCTTCACTGGGTACGGTGCTTGGCGGTAATGGTGTAGCCAACAGTGCCGTCGCAGCTCCGGTAGCAGCGTTGACCAGCAACATCAGTGCGGCAGTCACTCCAGTGGTATCGGGTGTGGCGAGCATCACGCAACAGGTCGGCGGCGCTACCGGGCTCGGTGCCCCGGTCAACGGCCTGGTGGCACAGGTCGGCAGTGCAGTGAGCAGCCTCGGCAACAACGTGGCGGCCAGTACCAACAACCCGGTGGGCGCAGCCCTGGGCACAACCGTCAGCAGTCTGGGAGTAACCGTGGCGCAAGTCGGCGGCCTGGTAGACGGTGGTGCCGCCGGTGCAGGAGGAGCAACAATAGGTGTGGGTGGTTTGATCGGTGGTGTAACAGGCGCATTAGGCGGAAGTCTGGGTGGTGGGTTGCTGAATTCCCGGAAGTAA